In Promicromonospora sp. Populi, one genomic interval encodes:
- a CDS encoding Gfo/Idh/MocA family protein, translated as MGQPLRVGIVGVGAISGAYLSTFERLEAVRLVAVADLDAARASAVAEAQGVRALTVDELTTDPEVDLVLNLTIPAAHAEVALKAIAGGKAVYGEKPLAATLQDADAIIEAGRAAGVRVGCAPDTVLGTGVQTARKAIDDGAIGTPVAATATMMTPGHERWHPNPDFYYQPGGGPLLDMGPYYVTALVTLLGPVESVVGAASHTRATRVIGSGPRAGETVPVDVDTHVTGVLRHESGALSTLVMSFDSVATRSSRIEVHGQTGSLVVPDPNGFDGDVELHELGGEWRTLEPSAGYRDAARGYGIADLATTPVGEAARANGDLAYHVLDIMTSLLAAADSGSTVKVESRCERPSAVPLSAAPR; from the coding sequence GTGGGCCAGCCGCTGAGAGTCGGGATCGTCGGGGTCGGGGCGATCTCCGGCGCGTACCTGTCCACGTTCGAGCGGCTGGAGGCCGTGCGGCTTGTCGCCGTCGCCGACCTCGACGCGGCCCGCGCTTCTGCCGTTGCCGAAGCGCAGGGCGTGCGTGCGCTCACCGTGGACGAGCTGACGACCGACCCTGAGGTCGACCTCGTCCTGAACCTCACCATCCCGGCGGCGCACGCCGAGGTCGCGCTGAAGGCGATCGCCGGTGGTAAGGCCGTGTACGGCGAGAAGCCGCTCGCGGCCACGCTTCAGGACGCCGACGCGATCATCGAGGCGGGGCGTGCGGCCGGCGTGCGGGTGGGCTGCGCCCCGGACACCGTGCTCGGCACGGGCGTGCAGACGGCGCGCAAGGCCATCGACGACGGGGCCATTGGCACGCCGGTCGCGGCGACGGCGACCATGATGACGCCGGGCCACGAGCGCTGGCACCCGAACCCCGACTTCTACTACCAGCCCGGCGGCGGCCCGCTGCTGGACATGGGTCCGTACTACGTGACCGCGCTGGTCACCCTGCTCGGTCCGGTGGAGTCGGTGGTCGGCGCGGCCAGCCACACCCGGGCCACCCGGGTGATCGGGTCCGGGCCGCGGGCGGGGGAGACGGTCCCGGTCGACGTCGACACGCACGTGACCGGGGTGCTGCGGCACGAGTCCGGCGCGCTGTCGACGCTCGTGATGAGCTTCGACTCCGTCGCCACTCGTTCATCACGGATCGAGGTGCACGGCCAGACCGGGTCGCTGGTGGTACCCGATCCCAACGGGTTCGACGGCGACGTGGAGCTGCACGAGCTCGGCGGCGAGTGGCGCACGCTGGAGCCGAGCGCGGGATACCGCGACGCGGCCCGCGGGTACGGCATCGCCGACCTCGCGACCACCCCGGTCGGGGAGGCCGCGCGCGCGAACGGCGACCTCGCATACCACGTGCTCGACATCATGACGTCGCTGCTCGCGGCCGCCGACAGCGGCTCGACGGTCAAGGTCGAGAGCCGGTGCGAGCGCCCGTCGGCGGTCCCGCTGTCGGCCGCGCCGCGCTAG
- a CDS encoding ThuA domain-containing protein, whose product MTTSMTKHALVVRGGWTGHQPVETTDSFLPFLKEHGYDVRVEDETTVYTETEYMADVAVVVQTNTMNTIAGDELSGLVAAVANGTGLAGWHGGIADSYRNSSEYLQLIGGQFATHPAKAPRDELPDDGTDCFVRHTIDIVPERADHPIVAGISDFELTTEQYWVLSDAYNDVLATTTIAARDFDPWHRPITCPAIWTRQWGDGRIFVSTPGHDLGVLNDKNVRTIIERGILWASR is encoded by the coding sequence ATGACAACTTCGATGACGAAGCACGCGCTGGTCGTGCGCGGGGGATGGACCGGGCACCAGCCGGTCGAGACCACCGACTCGTTCCTCCCCTTCCTGAAGGAGCACGGGTACGACGTGCGGGTCGAGGACGAGACGACCGTCTACACGGAGACCGAGTACATGGCGGACGTCGCCGTCGTCGTGCAGACCAACACGATGAACACGATCGCCGGTGACGAGCTGAGCGGGCTCGTCGCGGCGGTGGCGAACGGTACGGGGCTGGCGGGGTGGCACGGCGGCATCGCCGACTCCTACCGGAACAGCTCGGAGTACCTGCAGCTGATCGGCGGGCAGTTCGCCACGCATCCGGCGAAGGCGCCCCGCGACGAGCTCCCGGACGACGGCACCGACTGCTTCGTGCGGCACACCATCGACATCGTGCCCGAGCGGGCCGACCACCCGATCGTCGCCGGCATCTCCGACTTCGAGCTCACCACCGAGCAGTACTGGGTGCTGTCGGACGCCTACAACGACGTGCTCGCGACGACGACGATCGCCGCGCGCGACTTCGACCCCTGGCACCGGCCGATCACCTGCCCGGCGATCTGGACCCGCCAGTGGGGCGACGGCCGCATCTTCGTCTCGACGCCGGGGCACGATCTCGGCGTGCTCAACGACAAGAACGTCCGCACCATCATCGAGAGGGGCATCCTGTGGGCCAGCCGCTGA
- a CDS encoding GNAT family N-acetyltransferase, whose translation MSGTPSGPASGPASGAASDPASGAASGPASGAASGPVIRGFEPFDLPGMYEVCLRTGDSGRDATALYRDPYLLGHVYAGPYPVADPRLTFVLADSLGVAGYVVATADTMAFERWLESSWWPVLRAQHPRSQAVDPGDGTQDWQRVAHLHDAGVTEDELYERYPAHLHIDLLPRAQGAGTGRRLMETLLAALRERGVPGVHLGVGSGNPGARAFYLRIGFHEERVAGWGSTMALDLRPPTLHH comes from the coding sequence GTGAGCGGAACGCCAAGCGGTCCGGCGAGCGGTCCGGCGAGCGGCGCGGCGAGCGACCCGGCGAGCGGCGCGGCGAGCGGTCCGGCGAGCGGCGCGGCGAGCGGTCCGGTCATCCGGGGATTCGAGCCGTTCGACCTGCCGGGGATGTACGAGGTCTGCCTGCGGACCGGTGACTCCGGCCGGGACGCGACTGCGCTGTACCGGGACCCGTACCTGCTCGGGCACGTGTACGCCGGCCCGTACCCGGTGGCGGACCCGAGGCTCACGTTTGTCCTGGCCGACAGCCTCGGCGTCGCCGGGTACGTGGTCGCCACTGCCGACACCATGGCCTTCGAGCGCTGGCTCGAAAGCTCGTGGTGGCCCGTGCTGCGGGCCCAGCACCCGCGGTCCCAGGCGGTCGACCCGGGTGACGGGACGCAGGACTGGCAGCGGGTCGCGCACCTGCACGACGCGGGGGTGACCGAGGACGAGCTCTACGAGCGGTATCCCGCGCACCTGCACATCGACCTGCTGCCGCGGGCCCAGGGCGCCGGCACGGGCCGCCGGCTGATGGAGACGCTGCTCGCTGCCCTGCGTGAGCGCGGGGTGCCGGGGGTCCACCTCGGCGTCGGCTCCGGCAACCCGGGCGCCCGAGCGTTCTACCTGCGCATCGGCTTCCACGAGGAGCGCGTGGCCGGTTGGGGCTCCACCATGGCGCTGGACCTCCGCCCACCCACACTGCACCACTGA
- a CDS encoding LacI family DNA-binding transcriptional regulator, with protein MREKAPTIYDIAVLAGVNPSTVSRALSKPGRISAKTEKAIQDAAKQLNYRVNPMARALPTGRSRTLGLIIADITNPMYFDVLRGAERAAALSGYTLVIAESQESGEREAATVERIAPSVDGLILGTTRLTDAQIAALAETKPLVVINRRVEGAADVEAIVPQLGPGIRQALTHLADLGHTSLVYLSGPDRSWMSAARGEALAAQARELGVAATQIGPGVPTLQGGRDALDAVVASGASAVFAYNDLMAIGLLHAAQERGLRIPGRLSIVGFDDIFGSDFTSPPLTTVRTPLGLMGELAARKILDRLGEDPPDAGPTEAAGSPLATELVVRGSTGPVGD; from the coding sequence GTGCGCGAGAAGGCTCCGACGATCTACGACATCGCCGTGCTGGCCGGCGTCAACCCGTCTACGGTCTCGCGCGCCCTGAGCAAGCCCGGGCGGATCAGCGCGAAGACCGAGAAGGCCATCCAGGACGCGGCGAAGCAGCTCAACTACCGGGTCAACCCGATGGCGCGGGCGCTGCCGACCGGGCGCAGCCGCACGCTGGGCCTGATCATCGCCGACATCACCAACCCGATGTACTTCGACGTGCTGCGCGGCGCCGAGCGGGCCGCCGCCCTGAGCGGCTACACGCTGGTCATCGCGGAGTCGCAGGAGTCCGGGGAGCGCGAGGCAGCGACCGTCGAACGGATAGCGCCGTCCGTGGACGGCCTGATCCTCGGCACGACGCGCCTCACCGACGCGCAGATCGCCGCGCTCGCCGAGACCAAGCCGCTCGTGGTGATCAATCGGCGCGTCGAGGGCGCCGCGGACGTCGAGGCGATAGTCCCGCAGCTCGGGCCAGGGATCCGGCAGGCGTTGACGCACCTGGCCGACCTCGGGCACACGTCGCTGGTCTACCTGAGCGGGCCCGACCGGTCCTGGATGAGCGCGGCGCGGGGTGAGGCGCTCGCGGCCCAGGCGCGTGAGCTGGGGGTCGCCGCCACGCAGATCGGACCGGGGGTCCCCACGCTCCAGGGCGGCCGGGACGCGCTGGACGCCGTCGTGGCCTCCGGGGCGAGCGCCGTGTTCGCCTACAACGACCTGATGGCCATCGGGCTGCTGCACGCCGCGCAGGAGCGGGGCCTGCGGATCCCCGGGCGGCTCAGCATCGTCGGGTTCGACGACATCTTCGGCTCCGACTTCACGTCGCCGCCGCTGACCACGGTCCGCACGCCGCTGGGGCTCATGGGGGAGCTCGCCGCCCGGAAGATCCTCGACCGTCTCGGCGAGGACCCGCCGGACGCCGGGCCGACCGAGGCCGCCGGGTCGCCGCTCGCGACCGAGCTGGTCGTGCGCGGCTCGACCGGCCCGGTGGGGGACTGA